The Polyodon spathula isolate WHYD16114869_AA chromosome 21, ASM1765450v1, whole genome shotgun sequence genome contains the following window.
GTTACGACTTTAAATCCACACACTAGTATGCTTAAGCCCTTGAAGGCGGATCAAGGGTGAAAGTGTGGTGTGGCAGGAAGTCGAGGTGAAAACAAATATGGTAAACTCAGAAATTAAattgcacaataaaaaataaaaacttaaaagtaGTCCCAAACGTGTCCCATAACTTATCTggataaaatataatttagtgAAGCTCAAATCTATGGGGGACGGGAAATCATTGAGACGGTTGCCTTGCAGCAAATGCAGTTAGGGGAGTGTTAAAACTACATATACCAGAATCCCTCATTGAAGGCTCTTGGCGTCCCGCATGCGTGCTTCATGATTAAAATGACCTTGTCTCAGCGAGCAGTTCTGGTTTGCCTTGTGATTGGACAGTGGAGCGGGGCTGCCAATCAGCCGTTAGGCGGGATTTGAGAGTGACAGCTACTCGAGGAAGAGGGCGGAGTTttcaaggcagttttttttttttttttgttaaaaaacaaacaaaaaaaaacacagttttaatattaACGCTGAGAGATTTtaaatcgtgttttttttttttttattttaatttgcttttttttttcttttaacgaTTTTATGTAATACTATCAACATCATTTTGTGTTGGTGAGTTAACAATCCATCGAAACGTTAATGTTAACAGTACAGCTTGGTATGTGGTACGAGCTATGGTAGCCGCTGGCTGGTAACTTGTACGTGTAGCTTGATTAATACTGTTTAATGTCGATAATATAGAAACGTCTCACATTGAAATGGCTTCTACGTATGCTGTTATTAGTTCATATGTCAAGCATGATAGAATCACATTGGTTTCATAAGGCGTAGCTACAGGCAAGGACGTACTATACTGAGCTAACAACACacgcaattaaaatgtaaaaaaagggaaAGGTTTATTTGAAGTGCTTGGCATTGCTTGCGGCGAGAATATACACGTTTTACTTGTGTTACAGGCACTGGTTCAGTTTAAATACACGCAGCGGTTGGAGCTCCGCCGACGCTAAGCAACACAATCAAGCACACGGAGCACGAGGCGTCAAACTGGAGTGCAACTCGTTAAAGACCAGGGTCAGTAATTAACCTGGTCTGGAATCAGAAAGTGGGCTGAGGACACACCAGTGTTACTGCATGTACACTCGGGCAAACGACGTCTTTAGCTGCACACTGCGCagatagtttgttttttaaaagaaaatatatgttcACGATCGTGCATGCCTTGCTTCGGCTGAGTCCTGCTCTAAGCTAGTCGTGCTGTACCGTCAGTGTAAGCCGGTGTTGTTTGCTGTCCCCCTGCAGGAACGCGCAGTGCTGCGGAGGAATGGTCGGCTATGACCCGAGAGCAGAGGGCCCTGTTCTCTCCACCACGGAGATCGCAGCAGCGGGGTCTGTGGCAGGAATGGTCACAAGGGCCATAATTAGTCCCCtcgatttaattaaaataagattCCAGGTATTTAATCCACAGTATTCTGCTTTAGGGATACAAATAAtactcctgttgcatagcggtttcaccccTTCCAGCTTTTActgcgagcttgattagccacggtgTGTATCAGTAACAGGCTCAGGCGTGTCTGGGGTCCATCCCTGTGCTTTAAATGATTTGTGAGGTTGTTCTTTTTCTGGTGAGCTTGCTAACTTCGTTATAAATGAGTAACAAGGGATATTTATTCTAGATTGTCATCATGAGTGTTTAGACTAGAGCAGCCTTTGCtttttacagactggttttgGTCCAATGCAAAGGTTATGTACAGCGCATGAGATCAACCATTTGAACTAACAGCCATGCAATATGCTGTACAGTGGTCTTGCCAGCTTCTTGGGCCTCCCCCCCCTCCCCGAATATTCTGAATCCGTTTTCATTAAGACATCATGTTATCATTGCAGACGGCTTGTCTTCCTGAATGCCAGGCTGGTGAGTCAGTTTGGCACACCCAGTCTCAGAGCGGAAAACAGAAAAAGTTACAAGAGTAAAAGAACCAAGCAGTTGAAGCTCCGtgggcaacacacacacacacacacacacacacacacacaaaaagaaagcaTTTCCGTCTTTCTAAATTTGCAGCAGGATgtcattctgtaaatatttatacTGTCCAATAAACATAGTTCAAATAAACCGGATGCAGCAGTTGTAAGCTTTTTTCTTCTGAAATTGGTTATCTCTGGTCTTCGTTgctctaaaaataaatgaattcagCACGCTGTCCTGGAAGGACTGACCTTGTGTTCAGTATGGTGTGAGGCGTTCTGTGATATAGATTCACACTGCATGTGTTACATTTAATGCGTTGTCTTTTCCAATCCCCAGCTTCAGATTGAGCAGCTTTCTGTTCAAAACCCGCGGGCCAAGTATCACGGTATCTGGCAGGGCTGTCGATGCATCCTTACTGAGGAGGGACTGCCGGCTTTCTGGAAAGGACACCTCCCTGCCCAGCTGTTGTCTGTCACATTCGGAGCTGTGCAGGTACGTTCTCCCATTGCCTCACCCACACTGCCCTCCAGCTGCTGTCTGTCACATTTGGAGCTGTGCAGGTACGTTCTGCCATTCCCTCACCCACACTGCCCTCCAGCTGCTATCTGTCACATTCGGAGCTGTGCAGGTACGTTCTGCCATTCCCTCACCCACACTGCCCTCCAGCTGCGGCCTGCATTGCCTTTAGGTCACATAGCCCTTTTTCTTATGTGAAAGACAAATCGTACTGGTAAACACAGCAGTCAAAGTTGTTGcaactagttgtttttttttaacattgcctGTTTTGATTTTTCCTTTCAACCCTccaaggtacaagggacatatatGTCCCCCTACGAATAAAAATGATGctgactttcttatttttgcaataagGTGCACAAATTGGGGTTTCAAATTTACTGAAAGGTTGGATCTGGTCAGCCAAATTATCAGGTtcttccttgtgatacttgagtcactctcaaatgtatttcgAACACCCTCTGAATTCCTTATGTAACttaaggggttaaaaaaaaacatgcaaacacatTGTGAGACTTTCCTGAATCTGACCTCATTGTCTCTGTTCCCAGAATGGCTGTGCAGTGGAAGTGTGTAACAAGCGTGGTTAGGCTCATGTGAGTTGCTGAGTGCTGCTTTTCATTCTCTTGCTCTCCCAGTTCGTCAGTTTTGAGATGCTGACTGAGTTTGTCCACACCAGCACCCCCTACGACAGCAGGAATGCCGCGGTGCACTTCGTGTGCGGGGGCCTGGCTGCCTGTACCGCCAGCGTGGCCTGCCAGCCGCTGGACACCCTGCGCACCCGCTTCGCTGCCCAGGGGGAGCCCAAGGTAAGGCTGGCTGCTCTCGGGGAGACGAGAGATGCAATTGGTGTAATCCATTATCGATTGCCATGGCTTTTAGTTTGagagcctcaattaaacattcattgatCGATTTATCAACTCGCACCTCACGTAGCTCTCTATACTGTAATGTGTTGGTTAGAAATGTCAGAATGTCTAATGACAAATGTCTTCAAATGCATGTGAAGGATCTTGTTAAGAGTCTTCATATCtatagatcttttttttgttgatgttttttaataatcaagtCTTATCAGTGCATCGATTATTGCCTGTGATTGCAGCTCTAACAGTTTGAATAATTTTCTTTCGTTTTAGGTGTATCAGAATCTGAGGCATGCAGTGGCCACCATGTACCGGACGGAAGGCCCCCTGACGTTTTACCGCGGCTTGATCCCCACCGCGATCGCTGTCTTCCCCTACGCTGGGCTTCAATTCTTCTTCTACAACATATTCAAGCAGGTCTACATGTGGGCCATTCCcgcagacccagacacaaaagGTGGGGAGATGTGTTGCAGAAACCTGAAGTCAAAACCGCCCTCTGCTTtgttgtgaaataaatacata
Protein-coding sequences here:
- the LOC121296439 gene encoding mitochondrial thiamine pyrophosphate carrier-like isoform X1, with product MVGYDPRAEGPVLSTTEIAAAGSVAGMVTRAIISPLDLIKIRFQLQIEQLSVQNPRAKYHGIWQGCRCILTEEGLPAFWKGHLPAQLLSVTFGAVQFVSFEMLTEFVHTSTPYDSRNAAVHFVCGGLAACTASVACQPLDTLRTRFAAQGEPKVYQNLRHAVATMYRTEGPLTFYRGLIPTAIAVFPYAGLQFFFYNIFKQVYMWAIPADPDTKGNVRNLVSGSCAGVLSKTITYPFDLFKKRLQVGGFEQARTPFGQVRSYQGFLDCIVKIGQDEGARGYFKGLSPSLLKAAVSTGFIFFCYEFFCNTLLSLKESTETDD
- the LOC121296439 gene encoding mitochondrial thiamine pyrophosphate carrier-like isoform X2; translated protein: MLTEFVHTSTPYDSRNAAVHFVCGGLAACTASVACQPLDTLRTRFAAQGEPKVYQNLRHAVATMYRTEGPLTFYRGLIPTAIAVFPYAGLQFFFYNIFKQVYMWAIPADPDTKGNVRNLVSGSCAGVLSKTITYPFDLFKKRLQVGGFEQARTPFGQVRSYQGFLDCIVKIGQDEGARGYFKGLSPSLLKAAVSTGFIFFCYEFFCNTLLSLKESTETDD